A genomic stretch from Bacteroidota bacterium includes:
- the pbpC gene encoding penicillin-binding protein 1C — translation MFHRSPYWSLVLAAVALLSLAWPLPANVAPGSTVVSTHVTDRHGVLLREARPDGRGRPVALDAIHPDALAALVATEDRFFYQHPGVNPLAIARAAWQNVRQGDVQSGGSTLTMQVARTLRGEPDRGLWDKLAEAHLALRLELRLTKQHVLALWLNRVSFGNGTHGIESAAQLYLGKSARDLTVAEAAFLVGLPQSPSRYDPFRHPERARARQYRVLRALAQSGRLSELERKRLAALPIALTEPATVFRAPHFAGWVLSQAEGHPSEIRTTLDAELQAEAERIVRAHLGRLDPSVTAAAAVVLDNRTGDVLAYVGSPDFWDARTGGQNDGVRMLRQPGSAVKPFTYALALASRRHTPASILPDLDLQVLEAGGAFSPANYDGQFHGPVALREALASSFNVPAVRLARELGPGALLRAYRQAGLTTLERPANHYGVGLTLGNGEVRLLDLAHAYTALARGGTRPALRAVRWARSASGDTLRLAHRPATNSGIVPAVAYLLTDILSDPEARAPGFGRGGPLELPFPAAVKTGTSKDYRDNWAVGTTPRHTAAVWVGNFDGSPMRWVSGVSGAGPILNALLRTLGPSGAFDRPAGVVEAAVCPASGLRPGAACPTRRRSPFLAGTVPADTCSVHRVHRVDRRTGLLADADTPPAFVDDRLYTVYPPAYRDWMRERGLPLPPTVTEADVDASDALAYSDRLRIDYPASGSVYRIDPVLRRDFQRLRLRGTADPGLLDLGWWVDGERLDAPLESATWTLAPGRHRIELRGLSPEGHRLRSQPAEVVIRG, via the coding sequence ATGTTCCACCGCTCGCCCTACTGGTCCCTCGTGCTTGCCGCAGTCGCGCTGCTGTCGCTGGCGTGGCCACTGCCTGCGAACGTAGCGCCGGGCAGCACCGTCGTCAGCACCCACGTGACGGATCGCCACGGCGTCTTGCTCCGCGAGGCTCGGCCCGATGGACGCGGTCGGCCTGTGGCGCTCGATGCCATTCACCCGGATGCGCTCGCCGCGCTCGTTGCTACCGAGGACCGCTTCTTCTACCAGCACCCTGGCGTCAACCCGCTCGCCATCGCGCGTGCAGCGTGGCAAAACGTCCGGCAGGGCGACGTTCAGAGCGGCGGCTCCACGCTCACCATGCAGGTCGCTCGGACGCTACGGGGCGAGCCGGATCGCGGCCTGTGGGATAAGCTCGCCGAGGCCCACCTTGCGCTCCGGCTGGAGCTTCGGCTGACGAAGCAGCATGTGCTCGCGCTCTGGCTAAACCGCGTCTCGTTCGGCAACGGCACGCACGGAATCGAATCGGCAGCGCAGCTCTACCTCGGCAAGTCGGCCCGCGACCTCACCGTGGCCGAAGCTGCGTTCCTCGTCGGTCTGCCGCAGAGCCCGAGCCGGTACGACCCGTTTCGCCACCCTGAGCGCGCCCGCGCCCGTCAATACCGCGTGCTCCGTGCCCTCGCGCAGAGCGGGCGGCTCTCGGAGCTAGAACGAAAGCGCCTCGCTGCGTTGCCGATTGCGCTGACCGAGCCGGCGACCGTCTTCCGCGCACCGCATTTCGCCGGGTGGGTGCTGAGCCAGGCCGAAGGCCACCCTTCTGAAATCCGCACCACCCTCGACGCTGAGCTGCAGGCCGAAGCCGAGCGGATCGTCCGCGCCCACCTTGGCCGCCTCGACCCGAGCGTGACCGCTGCCGCGGCCGTCGTGCTCGACAACCGGACGGGCGACGTGCTCGCCTACGTCGGCAGCCCCGACTTCTGGGACGCGCGCACGGGCGGGCAGAACGACGGCGTACGGATGCTTCGGCAACCCGGCAGTGCGGTCAAGCCGTTTACCTACGCGCTCGCGCTCGCCTCGCGCCGCCACACCCCGGCCTCGATCCTGCCCGACCTCGACCTTCAGGTACTCGAAGCGGGCGGGGCGTTCTCGCCCGCGAACTACGACGGGCAGTTTCACGGGCCGGTGGCACTGCGCGAGGCGCTCGCGTCGTCGTTCAACGTCCCCGCCGTCCGCCTCGCCCGCGAACTCGGCCCCGGCGCTCTCCTCCGCGCCTACCGCCAGGCGGGACTCACGACGCTCGAACGACCGGCCAATCACTACGGCGTCGGCCTCACGCTCGGCAACGGCGAGGTTCGGCTGCTCGACCTCGCGCACGCCTACACTGCCCTCGCTCGTGGCGGCACGCGCCCGGCGCTCCGCGCGGTTCGCTGGGCCCGCAGTGCTTCGGGCGACACCCTCCGACTGGCGCATCGGCCCGCTACAAACAGCGGCATCGTTCCTGCCGTGGCGTACCTCCTCACCGACATCCTCTCCGACCCCGAGGCGCGCGCGCCGGGGTTCGGACGCGGCGGCCCGCTGGAGCTTCCGTTTCCTGCTGCCGTAAAGACCGGCACGTCAAAAGACTACCGCGACAACTGGGCTGTCGGTACGACACCGAGGCACACCGCTGCCGTGTGGGTCGGCAACTTCGACGGCAGCCCGATGCGCTGGGTGAGCGGCGTGAGCGGAGCCGGTCCGATCCTGAACGCACTCCTCCGCACCCTCGGGCCGAGCGGTGCCTTTGACCGTCCCGCTGGTGTGGTCGAGGCCGCGGTCTGCCCGGCGAGTGGTCTTCGCCCCGGTGCGGCCTGTCCGACCCGGCGTCGCTCCCCCTTCCTCGCCGGGACCGTCCCGGCTGACACCTGCTCGGTCCACCGCGTCCACCGCGTCGACCGGCGGACTGGCCTCCTCGCCGATGCCGACACGCCGCCCGCGTTTGTAGACGACCGGCTGTACACGGTCTATCCGCCTGCATACCGCGACTGGATGCGCGAACGCGGCCTACCGCTTCCTCCGACCGTCACCGAGGCCGACGTAGACGCGAGCGACGCGCTCGCCTACTCCGACCGCCTCCGGATCGACTATCCAGCGTCTGGCTCTGTGTACCGGATCGACCCGGTGCTGCGGCGCGACTTCCAGCGGCTCCGGCTGCGCGGCACCGCCGACCCCGGCCTGCTCGATCTCGGCTGGTGGGTCGACGGCGAGCGCCTCGACGCACCGCTGGAGTCGGCCACCTGGACCCTCGCACCGGGCCGGCACCGGATCGAGCTGCGCGGCCTCAGTCCCGAAGGCCACCGGCTTCGGAGTCAGCCGGCCGAGGTCGTGATCCGTGGTTAG